One Leisingera sp. M658 genomic window carries:
- a CDS encoding type I polyketide synthase, translating into MQDGKPAAGGAAGDIAIVGLSVTVPGANSADAFWQNLRDGIESIEVLDRDTLLAAGERASVLADPDYAPASARLQGFDEFDAEFFGFSPKEAAILDPQHRKFLEVAWGAMENAGHPPESIAGPIGVYAGCGMGSYFYFNICSNPALVDDVGMFLLRHTGNDKDFLSTRVSHVFDLHGPSVNVQTACSTSLVAVHYACKALREGECDMALAGGVTIELPQGRGYLYKENEILSPDGHCHAFDHRAQGTVFGSGAGAVALRRLEDAIADGDHIWAVIKGSAINNDGADKAGYLAPSVGGQSAAVQAALQAAGTPAETIDYVECHGTGTYLGDPIEVTALTDAYRATTPDNGYCRIGSVKTNIGHLDTAAGVASLTKTALALHHREIPPSLGFETPNPAIDFDSSPFRVNAALTPWQPHKGPRRAGINSLGVGGTNAHVILEEAPERAASEESDFPFQILCISGQSKAALDANTQTLAEYLHANPEADLADVAYTLKEGRRGFAKRRVLVAETAAEAADLLTENDPRKVFTHDRLGDAPEVVFLFPGGGAQYAGMARDLYETEPVFADWMDRGLDHLQQNLDYDIRAIWLPEEGAEDAANAQLQRPSVQLPLIMIVEYALAQLWISWGVKPAALAGHSMGENTAACLAGVMRFEDCIDLVLLRGRLFDAVPAGGMLSIALPLAEVEAIIGDDLDIASVNAPALTAVSGPQDALDRLSADLTAREVDHQRIQIDIAAHSRMLDGILQQYGDFIRSLTLSAPNLPVISNRTGVALTAEQATSADYWVGQLRNTVRYADCIETLAKTPNRVFLEAGPGKALSALAQMSPAVQPGQVLSSLRHPDQDVMDDSYFFGVIGRLWACGVEADWQQIWGEARRNRLPLPGYAFQRSRYFIEPGKPAVEEDTPPARHEDPADWGYRPAWRPRFADCTLDVEHELDQTPHNWLIFEDETGHATRAADQLQAAGHSVTRVRAGDTYAQLSPASYILPPEQGRAAYGALLADLAGAGLLPDRIAHFWLVTGEETYRPGSSFFDRNLEMGFHSLTALAQELGNADLPGPLHINVFTTGAAQVRSEALPYPEKAMIAGPLGVIPRELPGITCAAIDIELPKPPKALFARRKPAQADITPRLLEELMADPANTSAAWRGEKRYELTWRPLPLPAPETPPFKPGGHYLITGGYGGIGLTIAGHLMREYGAKISLISREGLPPRAAWERYLRSHSPANRTALRIRAVMALEETGKGRILPLAADVCNSGELRRARAQGEAAFGPVTGVIHGAGVIDDGPLLAKDENQIALVLAPKVSGLRALDAVFPDGSLELMILFSSSSAVTRPAGQVDYIAANEFLNAWAKHRTGGLTRVMAVDWGVWSDTGMAADAMASRNGATAAGTMAPCPQPLLQKCGYDTAGNRIFTPRFETADWLLDEHRTADGTALVPGTGYIEMAAEALSETGFEGPVEIRDLYFMRPLVAKNEAPARLAVKLEANENGYELFVYSACTNGYSLNCQAMLASAAAAERPAALNLQKIFTRCPEEQAPINGRLRSAQEAHLRFGPRWHVLRRAALGNGEGLATLSLPDIAAQDGCLLHPGLLDLATGWAMGLIPGYDASALWVPVSYHLIRIFAPLTSSICSHVRLADAPDGSSAGFDITLTDPDGTVLVRIEGFRMQRLTGGFDAAAAEGQADVTAAELGLEPAAGTHPLSPEERRLQLNIANGIKSAEGGEVLARALATGLPQVVVSSLDLPALIAQAGQTAAPAQEAQTFERPQLDTDYAAPRNPVEEELAGLFAALLGVSQVGIEDSFFDLGGHSLIAVRLFAQVKRGFGVEFPLSVLFEAPSVAALAERIIDRTGGGVAAEPGAPAAAAEDTPSFTHLVPLHPGDGTGRRPFFLVAGMFGNVLNLRQLALLVGKDRPVYGLQAKGLVGNDAPHSRIEDAARSCLDEIRRIQPEGPYLLGGFSGGGITAYEMAQQLKDQGQETAALILLDTPLPVRPPLSRRDKALIKLAELRSKGAGYIGEWARNRIAWEVEKRRTAPVETGTLPEFNNRKIELAFRTAVETYPLRPWIGPFTLFRPPLDRKWQVSGGNWVSTAREYVFDDNDWTRWAAQTEVAEVPGDHDSMVLVPNVSVLAAGVKARLDAADAAAGRPRYATAAE; encoded by the coding sequence ATGCAGGATGGGAAACCCGCAGCGGGGGGCGCTGCCGGAGATATAGCAATTGTCGGGTTGTCAGTGACAGTCCCCGGCGCAAATTCTGCTGACGCTTTCTGGCAGAACCTGCGCGACGGCATTGAATCGATTGAAGTTCTGGACCGGGACACCCTGCTGGCGGCTGGCGAACGGGCGTCTGTGCTGGCCGACCCGGACTATGCGCCTGCCTCAGCCCGGCTGCAGGGGTTTGATGAATTTGACGCCGAGTTCTTTGGCTTCAGCCCCAAGGAAGCCGCCATCCTCGACCCCCAGCACCGCAAATTCCTGGAAGTGGCCTGGGGCGCCATGGAAAACGCGGGCCACCCGCCCGAAAGCATCGCTGGCCCCATCGGCGTTTATGCAGGCTGCGGCATGGGCAGCTATTTCTATTTCAACATCTGCTCCAACCCCGCATTGGTCGATGACGTCGGCATGTTCCTGCTGCGCCATACCGGCAACGACAAGGACTTCCTGTCGACCCGCGTCAGCCATGTGTTCGACCTGCACGGGCCATCTGTCAACGTGCAGACCGCCTGCTCCACCTCGCTGGTTGCGGTGCATTACGCCTGCAAAGCCCTGCGGGAAGGCGAATGCGATATGGCGCTGGCAGGCGGCGTCACCATCGAGCTGCCGCAGGGCCGCGGCTACCTGTACAAGGAAAACGAAATCCTGTCCCCGGATGGCCATTGCCACGCCTTTGATCACCGCGCGCAAGGTACCGTATTCGGCTCTGGCGCCGGTGCCGTGGCGCTGCGTCGGCTGGAGGATGCCATCGCCGACGGCGACCACATCTGGGCCGTCATCAAAGGCTCCGCCATTAACAACGACGGCGCGGACAAGGCCGGTTATCTGGCGCCCTCGGTCGGCGGCCAGTCGGCGGCGGTGCAGGCCGCGCTGCAGGCCGCAGGCACCCCGGCAGAGACCATTGACTACGTCGAATGCCACGGCACCGGCACCTATCTGGGCGACCCGATTGAGGTCACAGCCCTGACCGACGCCTACCGCGCCACCACGCCGGACAACGGCTATTGCCGCATCGGCTCGGTCAAGACCAACATTGGCCATCTGGACACCGCAGCGGGGGTTGCCAGCCTGACCAAAACGGCGCTGGCGCTGCACCACAGGGAAATCCCGCCCTCGCTGGGGTTTGAGACGCCGAACCCGGCAATAGATTTCGACAGCTCGCCGTTCCGCGTGAACGCTGCCCTGACACCATGGCAGCCGCACAAGGGGCCGCGGCGTGCCGGCATCAACTCGCTCGGTGTCGGCGGCACCAATGCCCATGTGATCCTTGAGGAAGCGCCAGAGCGCGCAGCCTCGGAAGAAAGCGATTTTCCGTTTCAGATCTTGTGCATCTCAGGACAGTCAAAGGCCGCGTTGGACGCTAATACCCAGACACTCGCCGAGTATCTCCACGCCAACCCCGAGGCCGATCTGGCCGACGTGGCCTATACGCTGAAAGAAGGCCGCCGCGGCTTTGCCAAACGCCGCGTTCTGGTGGCGGAAACCGCCGCCGAAGCGGCTGATCTTCTGACAGAAAACGACCCGCGCAAGGTCTTCACCCATGACCGCCTCGGCGACGCGCCCGAGGTGGTTTTCCTGTTCCCCGGCGGCGGCGCGCAATATGCCGGCATGGCCCGCGATCTGTACGAGACTGAACCGGTCTTTGCCGATTGGATGGACCGCGGGCTGGACCACCTGCAACAGAACCTGGATTACGACATCCGCGCCATCTGGCTGCCCGAAGAGGGCGCGGAAGATGCCGCCAACGCCCAGCTGCAGCGGCCCTCTGTTCAGCTGCCGCTGATCATGATCGTGGAGTATGCGCTGGCGCAGCTGTGGATCAGCTGGGGCGTCAAACCCGCAGCACTTGCGGGCCATTCGATGGGCGAAAACACTGCCGCCTGCCTGGCCGGCGTTATGCGTTTCGAGGATTGCATTGATCTGGTCCTGCTGCGCGGGCGGCTGTTTGATGCTGTTCCTGCGGGTGGCATGCTGTCTATCGCCCTGCCGCTGGCCGAGGTTGAGGCGATCATCGGCGATGATCTGGACATTGCCAGCGTCAACGCGCCCGCGCTGACTGCCGTTTCCGGCCCGCAAGACGCGCTGGACCGGTTGTCCGCCGACCTGACCGCGCGCGAGGTCGACCACCAGCGCATCCAGATCGACATTGCCGCCCATTCGCGGATGCTGGACGGCATCCTGCAGCAGTATGGCGATTTCATCCGCTCGCTGACCCTGTCGGCGCCAAACCTGCCGGTGATCTCCAACCGCACCGGTGTTGCGCTGACTGCGGAACAGGCCACCAGCGCCGATTACTGGGTCGGCCAGTTGCGCAACACCGTGCGCTATGCCGATTGCATTGAAACGCTCGCCAAAACCCCGAACCGTGTGTTCCTTGAGGCCGGCCCCGGCAAGGCCCTCAGCGCGCTGGCGCAAATGTCGCCCGCCGTTCAGCCGGGCCAGGTGCTCAGCTCATTGCGCCACCCGGATCAGGACGTGATGGATGACAGCTATTTCTTCGGCGTCATCGGCCGGCTTTGGGCCTGCGGGGTTGAGGCCGACTGGCAGCAGATCTGGGGCGAGGCACGGCGCAACCGCCTGCCCCTGCCCGGTTACGCCTTTCAGCGCAGCCGCTATTTCATCGAACCCGGCAAACCCGCAGTTGAAGAAGACACGCCCCCGGCCCGGCATGAAGATCCGGCCGATTGGGGCTACCGCCCCGCTTGGCGGCCCAGGTTCGCCGATTGCACCCTGGACGTGGAACATGAACTGGACCAGACACCGCACAACTGGCTGATTTTCGAGGATGAAACAGGCCATGCCACCCGTGCGGCAGACCAGCTGCAGGCCGCAGGCCACAGCGTCACCCGCGTCCGCGCTGGCGACACTTATGCGCAGCTGTCCCCGGCCTCATACATCCTGCCGCCGGAACAGGGCCGCGCCGCCTATGGTGCATTGCTGGCAGACTTGGCAGGCGCCGGGCTGCTGCCGGACCGCATCGCCCATTTCTGGCTGGTGACCGGGGAAGAAACCTATCGCCCCGGCTCCTCCTTCTTTGACCGCAATCTGGAGATGGGCTTTCACTCCCTTACCGCATTGGCGCAGGAACTGGGCAATGCCGATCTGCCCGGCCCACTGCATATCAACGTCTTCACCACCGGCGCAGCACAGGTCCGCAGCGAAGCGCTGCCCTATCCCGAAAAGGCGATGATCGCGGGGCCGCTGGGGGTGATCCCGCGTGAGCTGCCCGGCATCACCTGCGCCGCCATCGACATCGAACTGCCAAAGCCGCCCAAGGCGCTGTTTGCACGCCGCAAACCAGCACAAGCGGACATCACCCCGCGCCTGCTGGAAGAGCTGATGGCGGACCCTGCAAACACCTCCGCCGCCTGGCGCGGTGAAAAGCGGTATGAACTCACGTGGCGCCCGCTGCCGCTGCCCGCGCCGGAAACGCCGCCATTCAAACCGGGCGGCCATTACCTGATAACCGGCGGTTATGGCGGCATCGGCCTGACCATCGCAGGCCATCTGATGCGCGAATACGGCGCCAAAATTTCGCTGATCTCCCGCGAAGGACTGCCCCCGCGCGCCGCCTGGGAGCGCTACTTGCGCAGCCACAGCCCGGCCAACCGCACCGCTTTGCGTATCCGCGCGGTAATGGCGCTTGAGGAGACCGGCAAGGGCCGGATCCTGCCGCTGGCCGCCGACGTCTGCAACAGCGGCGAGCTGCGCCGCGCCCGCGCGCAAGGCGAAGCTGCCTTTGGTCCCGTCACCGGCGTGATCCACGGCGCCGGTGTTATCGATGACGGCCCGCTGCTGGCCAAAGACGAGAACCAGATCGCCCTGGTGCTGGCCCCCAAGGTCAGCGGGCTGCGCGCGCTTGATGCGGTCTTCCCCGATGGCAGCCTGGAGCTGATGATATTGTTTTCCTCCTCCTCCGCCGTGACCCGGCCTGCGGGCCAGGTAGATTACATTGCCGCCAATGAATTCCTCAACGCCTGGGCCAAGCACCGCACCGGCGGCCTCACCCGTGTGATGGCCGTTGATTGGGGTGTCTGGTCCGATACCGGCATGGCCGCCGACGCCATGGCCAGCCGCAACGGCGCCACCGCTGCCGGCACGATGGCCCCCTGTCCCCAGCCGCTGTTACAGAAATGCGGCTATGACACGGCCGGCAACCGCATCTTCACACCGCGTTTTGAAACCGCTGATTGGCTTCTGGACGAACACCGGACCGCCGATGGCACCGCCCTGGTGCCCGGCACCGGCTACATCGAAATGGCGGCAGAAGCGCTGTCAGAAACCGGTTTTGAAGGGCCGGTTGAAATCCGAGACCTCTACTTCATGCGCCCCCTGGTTGCAAAAAATGAAGCCCCGGCAAGGCTTGCGGTGAAACTCGAAGCTAATGAAAATGGTTATGAACTGTTTGTTTACTCGGCATGTACAAATGGTTACTCTCTAAATTGTCAGGCTATGCTGGCCTCAGCGGCGGCGGCAGAACGCCCCGCCGCACTCAACCTCCAGAAGATTTTCACCCGATGCCCGGAGGAGCAGGCGCCAATCAACGGGCGCTTGCGCTCCGCGCAGGAGGCGCATCTGCGCTTTGGTCCGCGCTGGCATGTGCTAAGGCGCGCGGCACTGGGCAATGGCGAGGGCCTCGCCACTCTCTCACTGCCGGACATCGCGGCGCAGGACGGCTGTCTGCTGCATCCCGGCCTGCTGGATCTGGCCACCGGCTGGGCGATGGGTCTGATCCCCGGTTATGACGCCAGCGCGCTTTGGGTGCCGGTGTCCTACCACCTGATCCGGATCTTTGCCCCGCTCACCTCCAGCATCTGCAGCCATGTGCGGCTGGCGGATGCGCCGGATGGCAGCTCTGCCGGTTTTGATATCACGCTGACCGATCCGGACGGCACTGTGCTGGTCCGGATCGAAGGCTTCCGGATGCAGCGCCTGACCGGCGGGTTCGACGCCGCAGCAGCCGAAGGGCAAGCCGACGTCACCGCCGCAGAGCTGGGCCTGGAACCTGCCGCCGGCACGCATCCCCTGTCCCCTGAGGAACGGCGCCTGCAGCTGAACATCGCCAACGGCATCAAATCCGCAGAAGGCGGCGAGGTGCTGGCCCGCGCCTTGGCCACCGGCCTGCCGCAGGTGGTGGTATCCTCTCTGGACCTGCCCGCACTGATCGCACAGGCAGGGCAGACAGCCGCCCCCGCCCAGGAGGCGCAGACGTTTGAACGCCCGCAATTGGATACTGATTATGCCGCCCCCCGCAACCCGGTAGAGGAGGAACTGGCCGGCCTCTTTGCCGCCCTCCTTGGGGTGTCGCAAGTGGGGATCGAGGACAGTTTCTTTGACCTCGGCGGCCATTCCCTGATTGCGGTGCGGCTGTTTGCCCAGGTCAAACGCGGCTTTGGTGTGGAATTCCCCCTGTCGGTGCTGTTCGAGGCCCCCAGCGTCGCCGCGCTGGCAGAACGGATCATAGACCGGACCGGCGGCGGCGTTGCTGCGGAACCAGGAGCACCTGCCGCAGCTGCAGAGGACACACCATCCTTCACCCATCTGGTGCCGCTGCATCCGGGCGACGGCACCGGACGGCGGCCCTTCTTTCTGGTGGCGGGCATGTTCGGCAACGTTCTGAACCTGCGCCAACTGGCCCTGCTCGTGGGGAAGGACCGCCCGGTCTATGGCCTGCAGGCCAAAGGGTTGGTCGGCAATGACGCCCCGCACAGCCGGATTGAGGACGCAGCCCGAAGCTGTCTGGATGAAATCCGCCGGATCCAGCCCGAGGGCCCCTATCTTCTGGGCGGCTTTTCCGGCGGCGGCATCACCGCCTATGAGATGGCACAGCAGTTGAAGGATCAGGGCCAGGAAACCGCCGCGCTGATCCTGCTGGACACGCCCCTGCCCGTCCGCCCGCCGCTCAGCCGCCGCGACAAGGCACTGATCAAACTGGCAGAACTGCGCAGCAAAGGGGCCGGCTACATTGGCGAATGGGCCAGAAACCGCATCGCCTGGGAGGTTGAGAAACGCCGCACTGCCCCGGTTGAGACCGGCACCCTGCCCGAATTCAACAACCGCAAGATTGAGCTGGCCTTCCGCACCGCCGTTGAAACCTACCCCCTGCGCCCATGGATCGGCCCGTTCACCCTGTTCCGCCCGCCGCTGGACCGCAAATGGCAGGTCAGCGGCGGCAATTGGGTCAGCACCGCGCGCGAATATGTGTTCGATGACAACGACTGGACCCGATGGGCTGCGCAGACAGAAGTGGCCGAAGTGCCGGGCGATCACGACAGCATGGTTCTGGTGCCGAATGTCAGCGTGCTGGCCGCCGGCGTCAAAGCCCGGCTCGACGCCGCCGATGCGGCGGCAGGCCGGCCCCGCTATGCCACGGCCGCGGAGTGA
- a CDS encoding glycosyltransferase family 2 protein, with translation MNPQRILTILLNYRTPEMTLQAAEAALREMEDLPGELLIIDNGSGDGSYDQIRAEADKRGWLGSGRLRVIASPVNGGFGAGMNIGIKAGLHDNSVPEFYYLLNSDAFVQGSTIRTLRDFLLERPGAGLAGSYVRGTDGVPHRTAFRFPSIAGEFEASVRTGIFTRLLNPWVVAMDMPQDELQVDWTAGASLMIRREVIEAVGGFDEAFFLYFEETDLCRRAARAGWRTHYVPTSEIAHVGSASTGMKAWQRTPQYWFDSRRHYFVKHHGHAYAAAATLARITGSLIYGLRRLTSDKPQADPPHFLRDLVLYSLRAAFAPRPKPSKETRAPSPIAKEQK, from the coding sequence ATGAACCCGCAACGCATCCTCACCATCCTCCTCAACTACCGCACGCCGGAGATGACCTTGCAGGCCGCCGAGGCTGCACTGCGCGAAATGGAGGACCTGCCGGGCGAACTGCTGATCATCGACAATGGATCCGGCGACGGCTCCTATGATCAGATCCGCGCCGAAGCAGACAAACGCGGCTGGCTTGGCAGCGGACGGCTCCGGGTGATCGCCTCGCCTGTGAACGGCGGCTTTGGTGCGGGCATGAACATCGGTATTAAAGCCGGTCTCCACGACAACAGCGTGCCGGAATTCTACTACCTGCTGAACTCCGACGCCTTTGTGCAGGGCAGCACCATCCGCACCCTGCGCGACTTTCTGCTGGAGCGTCCCGGCGCCGGTCTGGCAGGCTCATACGTGCGCGGCACCGACGGCGTGCCGCATCGCACCGCCTTCCGCTTCCCCTCCATCGCGGGTGAGTTCGAGGCCAGCGTGCGCACCGGCATTTTCACCCGGCTGCTGAATCCCTGGGTGGTCGCCATGGACATGCCGCAGGACGAGCTGCAGGTTGACTGGACCGCCGGCGCCAGCCTGATGATCCGCCGCGAAGTCATCGAGGCCGTCGGCGGTTTCGACGAGGCCTTCTTTCTGTATTTTGAGGAAACCGACCTCTGCCGCCGCGCCGCCCGCGCGGGCTGGCGCACCCACTATGTGCCAACTAGCGAAATCGCCCACGTAGGGTCGGCGTCCACAGGGATGAAAGCCTGGCAGCGCACGCCGCAATATTGGTTCGACTCGCGGCGGCATTACTTCGTGAAACACCACGGGCATGCTTACGCCGCCGCCGCCACGCTGGCACGGATCACCGGCAGCCTGATCTATGGGCTGCGCCGCCTGACCTCGGATAAACCACAGGCGGATCCGCCGCATTTCCTGCGCGATCTGGTCCTGTACAGCCTGCGTGCGGCATTTGCACCGCGGCCAAAACCGTCAAAAGAAACACGCGCGCCCTCTCCGATCGCAAAGGAGCAGAAATGA